A genomic window from Quercus lobata isolate SW786 chromosome 10, ValleyOak3.0 Primary Assembly, whole genome shotgun sequence includes:
- the LOC115965906 gene encoding endochitinase EP3-like, which yields MVALSLKKNLLTLVLVGILAGFVPGYVLGQNCSCAANLCCSQFGFCGTSNDYCGPGCKEGPCTSGSPTTRSTNGSSVADIVTQDFFNGIINQTNASCAGKNFYTRAAFLDALNSFNQFGNLSSTNDSKREIAAFFAHVTHETGHFCYIEEINGASHDYCDKTNTQYPCNPNKKYFGRGPLQLTWNYNYGAAGTSIKIDLLNSPETVATDVVVSFKAALWFWMTNIRPVVTQGFGATIRAINGAIECNGGNPSTVHARVQYYTQYCNQLGVAPGDNLTC from the exons ATGGTTGCACTTagtttgaaaaagaatttaCTAACCCTTGTTCTAGTCGGAATCCTAGCTGGGTTTGTGCCTGGATATGTGCTGGGTCAAAATTGTAGTTGTGCAGCAAACCTATGTTGCAGCCAATTCGGTTTTTGTGGCACCAGTAATGACTACTGTGGCCCGGGCTGCAAAGAAGGTCCTTGTACTTCTGGATCACCTACTACACGAAGTACTAATGGTAGTTCAGTAGCGGATATCGTGactcaagatttttttaatgggataaTTAATCAGACCAATGCAAGTTGTGCAGGGAAGAACTTCTACACAAGAGCAGCTTTTCTTGATGCTCTCAATTCGTTCAATCAATTTGGAAATCTTAGTTCTACAAATGATTCCAAGCGTGAAATTGCAGCTTTCTTTGCTCATGTTACTCATGAGACTGGAC ATTTTTGTTACATAGAAGAGATTAATGGTGCATCACATGACTACTGTGACAAGACCAACACACAGTATCCATGCAACCCTAACAAAAAATACTTCGGCCGTGGACCACTTCAGCTAACATGGAATTACAATTACGGTGCTGCCGGAACTAGCATTAAAATCGACTTATTAAACTCTCCTGAAACTGTTGCTACAGATGTGGTTGTTTCTTTTAAGGCCGCCTTATGGTTTTGGATGACCAATATTCGTCCAGTCGTAACCCAAGGTTTTGGTGCAACCATTCGAGCCATCAATGGTGCCATTGAATGCAATGGTGGAAACCCTAGTACAGTCCACGCCCGTGTCCAGTACTACACTCAATATTGTAACCAACTTGGTGTTGCTCCAGGCGATAATCTCACTTGCTAG
- the LOC115965908 gene encoding endochitinase EP3-like: protein MVALSLQKGLLTLVIVGILAVNVKGACNCAANECCSKFDFCGTTAEHCGEGCKSGPCTTTTTNDVSVPDIVTEGFFNGILNQAQGDCPGKSFYTRAAFLDALNSYNQFAKSGSSDDGKREIAAFFAHATHETGSLCYIEERDVPTTENYCDTTKTQYPCNPSKRYFGRGPLQLTWNYNYGAAGNENQFDGLGSPETVANDANISFKTALWYWMTNVHQSVSQGFGATIRAINGPVECDGKEPGKVQSRIQYYQQYCTQFGVAPGDNLSC, encoded by the exons ATGGTTGCTCTTAGTTTACAAAAGGGTCTGCTAACTCTCGTTATAGTTGGAATCCTAGCAGTAAATGTGAAGGGTGCTTGTAATTGTGCTGCAAACGAATGTTGCAGCAAATTTGACTTTTGTGGCACTACTGCTGAACACTGTGGCGAGGGGTGCAAATCAGGACCTTGTACCACAACTACTACTAATGATGTTTCAGTCCCTGATATTGTGACAGAAGGCTTTTTCAATGGGATACTTAACCAGGCCCAAGGAGATTGTCCTGGAAAGAGCTTCTACACAAGAGCAGCATTTCTTGATGCTCTTAATTCTTATAATCAGTTTGCCAAGTCTGGTTCTAGTGATGATGGTAAACGTGAGATTGCAGCTTTCTTTGCCCATGCCACACATGAGACTGGAA GTTTATGCTATATAGAAGAAAGAGATGTTCCAACCACGGAAAACTACTGTGACACAACCAAGACTCAATATCCATGCAATCCTAGCAAACGTTACTTTGGCCGTGGACCACTTCAACTAACCTGGAATTACAATTATGGAGCAGCTGGAAATGAAAATCAGTTTGATGGGCTAGGCTCTCCTGAAACTGTTGCCAATGATGCGAATATCTCATTTAAGACTGCCTTATGGTATTGGATGACCAATGTTCACCAATCTGTAAGCCAAGGTTTTGGAGCAACAATTCGAGCTATTAATGGTCCTGTTGAATGTGATGGTAAAGAACCTGGTAAAGTTCAGTCTCGAATCCAGTATTACCAACAGTACTGTACTCAATTTGGTGTTGCACCTGGTGATAATCTTTCTTGCTAG